The Stratiformator vulcanicus genome has a segment encoding these proteins:
- the murD gene encoding UDP-N-acetylmuramoyl-L-alanine--D-glutamate ligase, translated as MSSTYHGCRITVMGLGRFGGGTAAARYLADHGARVTVTDLRTEAELADELAALDDVPLEGIHVGGHRENDFVNTDMVVVSPAVAPSSPFLKMASFANVRLSSEIELFWNAKRSPIIGVTGTVGKSSTATLIADMLRAGGLGGHLGGNIGHSLLGEVDDIKPEDWVVLELSSFQLHGLRRLKVSPEIAVVTNFVPNHLNWHRTVEHYRQSKQTILAYQTPNDAAVLNADDLDVSRWETLGNRLTFSGGPSTQSTAIVKNGEIKLSHQEVSTSLTLPPTLDSPHQSQNAAAAATAALAAGVDIDAIATGLREFAPLPHRLEQVGQTLGRTFVDDSKSTTPRATVAAVEATPKPLRLIVGGADGDIDLRPLVDAAARSSVAIYLIGQTAIQIETLLRDFAPQARTIRCSTLRAAVLRAWGESRNGDTILLSPGCPSYGEFQDYRDRGMTFRECVADIAAEDSAQAA; from the coding sequence ATGAGCAGCACATACCACGGATGCCGAATCACAGTGATGGGACTGGGCCGCTTCGGCGGCGGAACCGCAGCCGCGCGCTATCTCGCCGACCACGGCGCACGCGTGACGGTCACCGACCTTCGGACCGAGGCGGAGTTGGCCGATGAACTGGCCGCGCTCGATGACGTCCCGCTCGAAGGCATCCACGTCGGCGGTCACCGTGAGAACGACTTCGTCAATACTGACATGGTCGTGGTCAGCCCGGCGGTCGCGCCGTCCAGTCCTTTCCTGAAGATGGCGTCGTTCGCGAACGTCCGGCTCTCCTCGGAAATCGAACTGTTCTGGAACGCGAAGCGTTCGCCGATCATTGGTGTGACGGGCACCGTCGGGAAATCCTCGACGGCCACGCTGATCGCGGACATGCTGCGGGCGGGAGGTCTTGGCGGCCACCTCGGTGGCAACATCGGCCACAGCCTGCTCGGCGAAGTCGACGACATCAAGCCGGAAGACTGGGTGGTCCTCGAGCTGAGCAGCTTTCAGTTGCACGGTCTACGCCGTCTGAAAGTCAGCCCCGAGATCGCGGTCGTCACGAACTTCGTACCAAACCACTTGAACTGGCACCGCACGGTCGAGCACTACCGCCAGTCGAAGCAGACGATTCTCGCCTATCAAACGCCGAATGACGCGGCGGTGCTCAACGCCGATGACCTCGACGTCAGCCGGTGGGAGACTCTCGGCAACAGGCTGACATTCTCCGGCGGGCCGAGCACTCAATCGACCGCGATTGTCAAGAACGGTGAAATCAAGCTGTCGCACCAGGAAGTGTCGACTTCACTGACGCTTCCGCCGACGCTCGATTCGCCTCATCAGTCACAAAACGCGGCGGCCGCTGCGACCGCCGCATTGGCGGCCGGCGTTGATATTGATGCGATCGCGACGGGCCTTCGCGAATTCGCACCACTACCGCATCGTCTGGAGCAGGTCGGCCAGACGCTCGGCCGCACGTTTGTCGACGATTCCAAATCAACAACGCCGCGGGCGACGGTCGCCGCCGTGGAGGCCACGCCGAAACCACTCCGCCTGATTGTCGGCGGAGCCGATGGCGACATCGATCTCCGCCCTCTCGTCGACGCGGCGGCCCGATCAAGCGTGGCCATCTATCTGATCGGCCAAACGGCGATTCAGATCGAGACCCTGCTCCGAGACTTTGCTCCGCAGGCTCGGACGATCCGCTGCAGTACTCTTCGCGCCGCCGTACTCAGGGCATGGGGTGAGTCGAGGAACGGGGACACGATATTGCTGTCTCCCGGCTGCCCCAGTTACGGCGAGTTTCAGGACTATCGAGATCGCGGAATGACCTTCCGCGAATGCGTCGCAGATATCGCGGCCGAAGATAGCGCACAAGCGGCTTAA
- the epmB gene encoding EF-P beta-lysylation protein EpmB: protein MELENVGAPRVSGDLVGRRPAYFESLARSIRDPAELLRRLDLSDELLPAAVRGATEFPLLIPEDYLKRMSPGDPLDPLLRQVLPLDEEFARAEGFVDDPVGDSAARQVDGLISKYPGRVLLVLTGSCAVHCRYCFRRHYPYESEPRQPRDWELALETIRRDSTIHEVILSGGDPLMLTDTRLAEFLAAIEEIPHLNRLRIHSRLPIVLPDRVTDELIAMLSKTRLTPIVVVHANHPNEIAGACSDSLGRLVRSGITTLNQAVLLKGVNDSAQSLIELSERLIDLGVMPYYLHQLDRVRGAAHFEVSESTGRKLVAQMRSKLPGYAVPQYVREIAGEASKTPLF, encoded by the coding sequence GTGGAATTGGAAAATGTCGGGGCGCCGCGAGTTTCCGGCGATTTGGTCGGGCGGCGACCGGCCTATTTCGAGTCGCTCGCCCGTTCGATTCGTGACCCGGCGGAATTGCTGCGACGGCTCGATCTATCAGACGAATTGCTGCCCGCGGCCGTCCGTGGGGCGACGGAATTTCCCCTGCTAATTCCCGAAGACTACCTGAAACGGATGTCGCCCGGCGATCCGCTCGATCCGCTGCTGCGGCAGGTCCTACCACTTGATGAGGAGTTTGCAAGAGCCGAAGGGTTCGTCGACGATCCCGTCGGCGATTCCGCCGCCAGGCAGGTTGACGGATTGATCTCCAAATATCCCGGCCGGGTACTGCTCGTGTTGACCGGCTCGTGCGCGGTCCACTGCCGTTATTGCTTTCGCCGGCACTATCCGTACGAATCCGAACCGCGGCAGCCGCGCGATTGGGAACTGGCATTGGAGACCATTCGCCGTGATTCGACGATCCACGAGGTCATACTCAGTGGTGGCGATCCGCTGATGCTGACCGATACTCGACTGGCCGAATTCCTCGCAGCGATTGAAGAAATCCCGCATTTGAATCGGTTGCGGATTCACAGCCGGCTCCCGATCGTGCTGCCGGATCGCGTGACCGACGAGTTGATCGCGATGCTGAGTAAGACCCGGCTGACGCCGATCGTAGTCGTCCACGCCAACCACCCAAATGAAATTGCCGGGGCGTGTTCCGACTCGCTGGGTCGATTGGTGCGTTCGGGGATCACCACGCTGAATCAGGCCGTGCTGCTTAAAGGTGTCAATGATTCGGCTCAGTCGCTCATCGAACTCAGCGAGCGACTGATCGATCTGGGTGTGATGCCCTACTACCTGCACCAACTCGACCGCGTCCGCGGTGCCGCTCACTTCGAAGTCAGCGAATCGACGGGGCGAAAACTCGTCGCCCAGATGCGAAGTAAATTGCCCGGCTACGCCGTCCCGCAATACGTCCGCGAGATCGCCGGTGAGGCGTCCAAGACGCCGCTTTTTTGA